The following coding sequences are from one Leptolyngbya sp. NIES-3755 window:
- a CDS encoding photosystem I reaction center subunit PsaK 2 (similar to AA sequence:cyanobase_aa:LBDG_37750), whose product MLNLIAAAFQQAPSGNLWNWQGTPFIVGACLLVLLIGSRTIKYPHTGAKMPLPFSKSLFNNISVGAFLACMSFGHILGFLLSLGFANTALR is encoded by the coding sequence ATGCTGAATCTAATCGCTGCTGCATTTCAACAAGCCCCTTCTGGCAATCTTTGGAACTGGCAAGGAACACCCTTTATTGTCGGTGCTTGCTTGTTGGTGTTGTTGATCGGTTCGCGTACCATCAAGTACCCACACACAGGCGCAAAAATGCCCCTACCGTTCTCGAAATCGCTCTTTAACAACATTAGTGTGGGTGCATTTCTAGCTTGTATGAGCTTTGGTCACATTCTCGGTTTCTTACTCAGCCTCGGATTTGCGAATACCGCACTCCGATAA
- a CDS encoding hypothetical protein (UPF0176 protein yceA;~similar to AA sequence:cyanobase_aa:LBDG_16830) → MYMLVATFYKFVSLPDFAELRSPILELCQAQNLRGTILLAQEGINGTLAGSASAIDTVLNYLQQDSRFADLTVKEAETESQMFDRMKVKLKKEIVTLGCPEVDPTQQVGTYVKPEDWNELISDPEVTVIDVRNQFEVSIGSFKRAIDPKTASFRQFPDYVQSELDPTQHKKVAMFCTGGIRCEKASSYMLSQGFEEVYHLEGGILKYLEEVPTEESLWQGECFVFDQRVAVTHGLIDGTYEMCQACGHPLSQADQASPQYHPDEACPYCFEELSECGIRKSEAE, encoded by the coding sequence ATGTATATGTTAGTTGCGACGTTTTACAAGTTTGTTTCACTGCCCGATTTTGCAGAACTGCGATCGCCGATTCTCGAACTTTGTCAGGCGCAGAATCTTCGCGGCACGATTCTATTGGCACAAGAAGGAATTAATGGAACTTTGGCAGGATCGGCATCTGCGATCGATACGGTTCTAAATTATCTACAGCAAGATTCGCGATTTGCAGATTTGACCGTTAAAGAAGCGGAAACGGAATCGCAAATGTTCGATCGCATGAAGGTCAAACTGAAAAAAGAAATCGTTACGCTCGGTTGTCCAGAAGTTGATCCGACTCAGCAAGTCGGAACTTATGTGAAACCGGAAGATTGGAATGAATTGATTTCTGATCCAGAAGTCACCGTGATCGATGTGCGGAATCAGTTTGAAGTGTCGATCGGCAGTTTCAAACGTGCGATCGATCCAAAAACAGCATCATTCCGACAATTCCCGGACTATGTGCAATCTGAGCTTGATCCAACTCAGCACAAGAAAGTTGCAATGTTCTGCACAGGTGGAATTCGCTGTGAGAAAGCGTCGTCTTACATGCTGTCTCAAGGATTTGAAGAGGTATATCACCTCGAAGGCGGCATTCTCAAATACTTAGAAGAAGTGCCCACTGAAGAAAGCTTGTGGCAGGGTGAATGCTTTGTGTTTGATCAGCGAGTGGCAGTCACACATGGCTTGATTGATGGGACTTATGAAATGTGTCAAGCCTGTGGACATCCTCTTTCTCAAGCTGATCAAGCGTCACCGCAGTATCACCCTGACGAAGCGTGTCCCTACTGTTTTGAGGAATTATCGGAGTGCGGTATTCGCAAATCCGAGGCTGAGTAA
- a CDS encoding SH3 type 3 domain protein (similar to AA sequence:cyanobase_aa:LBDG_33350), with protein MLLDTFWLRLSGSAALIALIAGCSSQVPTVSTSPAPTVSVSPSPIAAPQSPQATPPAQKEPRTVEKCVIRMAKVNDPESPLNIRSTPDASSKDNIVGQLKNGSFVDVQDQQNGWLKISGATPGWIAQSRTEHGCNEKVERIGQVPIEIRDRFIGTGSHSYRFNLTKGQRITVTSSSDRGSIFPVIIAPNGQRLVASPDQPSPWTGELTETGEYTFEYESNFKGYEYTLSVEPR; from the coding sequence ATGCTGCTCGACACATTTTGGCTACGTCTATCTGGATCTGCTGCTTTGATCGCTTTAATAGCAGGCTGTTCTTCTCAAGTTCCAACCGTTTCGACCTCTCCTGCTCCAACTGTTTCAGTTTCTCCAAGTCCAATTGCCGCTCCTCAAAGTCCTCAAGCAACACCACCCGCTCAAAAAGAGCCTCGCACCGTTGAAAAGTGTGTGATTCGGATGGCGAAAGTGAATGATCCAGAATCGCCGCTGAATATTCGATCGACTCCCGATGCCAGTTCCAAAGACAACATTGTTGGACAGCTAAAAAATGGCTCGTTTGTCGATGTGCAAGATCAACAAAATGGATGGCTCAAAATTAGCGGTGCGACTCCGGGATGGATTGCCCAATCGAGAACCGAACATGGCTGTAACGAGAAAGTGGAGCGAATTGGTCAAGTGCCGATCGAGATTCGCGATCGCTTTATCGGCACAGGTTCGCACAGTTATCGATTCAACCTCACTAAAGGACAACGAATCACCGTGACCAGTTCGAGCGATCGAGGTTCGATCTTTCCGGTGATTATTGCTCCGAATGGTCAACGGCTTGTTGCCTCTCCAGATCAGCCGAGTCCTTGGACAGGCGAACTGACTGAAACTGGAGAGTACACTTTTGAGTATGAATCGAACTTCAAAGGCTATGAGTATACTTTGTCTGTCGAGCCTCGTTAG
- a CDS encoding adenylosuccinate lyase (similar to AA sequence:cyanobase_aa:LBDG_33360) codes for MIERYTLPEMGDLWTDHYKFKTWLDVEIAVCEAQAELGYIPSEAVEEIKSKANFEVSRILEIEAQVRHDVIAFLTNVNEYVGDAGRYIHLGMTSSDVLDTALALQMVASLDVIMTHVEALIQAIRYQAQQHRNTVMIGRSHGIHAEPITFGFKLAGWLAEMLRHRDRLCALRKSIAVGQISGAVGTYANIDPRIEALTCQHLGLEPDTASTQVISRDRHADFMNGLALLGASIERFAVEIRNLQKTDVLEVEEFFSKGQKGSSAMPHKRNPIRSERLTGMARLLRGYAVAALENVALWHERDISHSSVERVALPDACILTHFMLVETTDLVRNLLVYPENMARNMNVYGGVVFSQRVMLALVQKGLNREDAYAIVQSCAHQAWNRDDGNFRKLLSEDPRVTQTLSIAELDECFDPKVHLKNLDQVYQRLGI; via the coding sequence TTGATTGAGCGTTACACCCTGCCTGAGATGGGCGATTTGTGGACCGATCACTACAAATTTAAAACCTGGCTCGATGTTGAGATTGCAGTGTGTGAGGCACAAGCAGAGCTAGGTTATATCCCTTCCGAAGCCGTTGAAGAAATTAAATCGAAAGCGAACTTTGAAGTCAGTCGAATTCTCGAAATCGAAGCGCAAGTGCGTCATGATGTGATCGCATTTTTAACGAATGTAAATGAATATGTGGGTGATGCTGGACGCTACATTCACTTGGGCATGACCAGTTCTGATGTGTTGGATACCGCTTTGGCGCTTCAAATGGTTGCCAGCTTAGACGTGATCATGACGCACGTGGAAGCTCTGATTCAGGCGATTCGATATCAGGCGCAACAACATCGAAATACGGTGATGATTGGTCGATCGCATGGCATTCACGCAGAGCCGATCACGTTCGGATTCAAGCTCGCGGGCTGGTTGGCGGAAATGTTGCGTCATCGCGATCGCTTATGTGCTCTGAGAAAGTCGATCGCAGTCGGTCAAATTTCTGGAGCCGTTGGAACTTACGCCAATATCGATCCACGCATTGAAGCTTTGACCTGTCAGCATTTGGGATTGGAACCCGATACGGCATCGACTCAGGTGATTTCCCGCGATCGACATGCTGATTTTATGAATGGGCTTGCTCTGTTGGGAGCCTCGATCGAGCGTTTCGCGGTTGAAATTCGCAATCTGCAAAAAACTGATGTTCTAGAAGTTGAGGAATTTTTCTCGAAAGGGCAGAAAGGTTCGTCAGCAATGCCACACAAACGAAATCCGATTCGATCGGAGCGATTGACCGGAATGGCTCGATTGCTGAGAGGATACGCAGTCGCAGCTTTAGAAAATGTTGCCTTGTGGCACGAGCGCGATATTTCTCATAGTTCTGTGGAACGAGTTGCCCTGCCGGATGCCTGTATTCTCACTCATTTCATGCTGGTTGAAACGACAGATCTCGTGAGAAATCTGCTGGTCTATCCCGAAAATATGGCTCGGAATATGAACGTTTACGGCGGCGTGGTGTTCAGTCAGCGAGTGATGTTGGCACTCGTGCAGAAAGGATTGAATCGCGAAGATGCTTATGCGATCGTACAATCTTGCGCTCATCAAGCTTGGAACCGAGACGATGGCAACTTCCGTAAACTCTTGAGCGAAGATCCGCGTGTGACTCAAACTTTGTCGATCGCTGAACTCGATGAATGTTTTGATCCGAAAGTTCACCTCAAGAACTTAGATCAGGTCTATCAACGCTTAGGAATCTAA
- a CDS encoding peptidase U62, modulator of DNA gyrase (similar to AA sequence:cyanobase_aa:LBDG_21810), translating into MPLPEQLLDLALRSGAESAEVFQSQSLSRPVFFEANRLKQLESTEAEGTALRLWKEGRPGLAVAYGAVEPQDLVDRAIAISQLNEVEEIELSPASQLSYPDVGQSVSVEQLVEWGKISIELIRDRYPEVLCSCGWDCEAETTRLINSNGLDCGYTDTTLSGYLEVEWIRGDDFLNVSDGQTERDRLNPMSIAQQVLQRLEWAKENTSSPVGKVPILFTSKSMDMLWGTVQSALNGKQVIEGASPWNDRLGKLVTSEAITLSQQPNAGPFSCPFDDEGTPTRMITFIDRGELQLFYADRTTGKALGSGTTGNGFRSGLGSYPTPGLFNVLVQPGKKSLEELISSIDNGLIVDQMLGGGAGISGEFSINVDLGYRIEKGQIVGRVKDTMVAGSVYTALKNLIELGGDGEWNGSCYTPSAIVEGLSCTGRG; encoded by the coding sequence ATGCCCCTACCCGAACAATTGCTCGATTTGGCGTTGCGCTCTGGAGCCGAGTCTGCTGAAGTGTTTCAATCTCAATCGCTGTCCCGTCCAGTATTTTTTGAAGCCAATCGTTTGAAACAGTTGGAAAGTACTGAGGCAGAAGGAACCGCGTTACGCCTGTGGAAAGAAGGTCGTCCGGGGTTGGCAGTCGCGTATGGAGCCGTTGAACCGCAAGATTTAGTCGATCGAGCGATCGCAATTAGTCAACTTAATGAAGTCGAAGAGATTGAACTATCCCCCGCTTCACAACTGTCTTATCCAGATGTCGGGCAATCCGTCTCCGTCGAACAATTAGTTGAGTGGGGCAAAATCTCGATCGAATTAATTCGCGATCGCTATCCTGAAGTTCTCTGTTCATGCGGGTGGGATTGTGAAGCGGAAACGACGCGCTTGATTAATTCTAATGGTCTCGATTGTGGCTATACCGATACAACGCTGAGTGGCTATCTCGAAGTGGAATGGATTCGGGGCGATGATTTTCTGAATGTGTCAGATGGTCAGACTGAACGCGATCGATTGAATCCAATGTCGATCGCACAACAGGTTTTACAACGACTCGAATGGGCAAAAGAAAATACTTCCTCCCCAGTGGGAAAAGTGCCAATTCTATTCACATCAAAATCGATGGATATGCTCTGGGGAACGGTGCAATCGGCATTAAATGGAAAGCAAGTGATCGAAGGGGCATCCCCTTGGAACGATCGATTAGGCAAGCTTGTAACTTCTGAAGCAATTACCCTTTCACAACAACCGAATGCGGGTCCGTTTAGCTGTCCATTTGACGATGAAGGAACACCGACTCGAATGATTACTTTTATCGATCGAGGTGAACTGCAATTGTTCTATGCCGATCGCACGACAGGAAAAGCACTCGGTAGTGGAACCACTGGGAACGGATTTCGATCGGGCTTGGGCAGCTATCCGACACCGGGATTATTTAATGTATTGGTGCAACCGGGAAAGAAGTCATTGGAAGAACTAATTTCGTCGATCGACAATGGTTTAATCGTGGATCAAATGCTCGGAGGGGGCGCAGGAATTTCTGGAGAATTCTCGATTAACGTCGATTTGGGCTATCGAATTGAGAAAGGTCAGATTGTTGGCAGAGTTAAAGACACGATGGTTGCAGGCAGTGTTTATACGGCTTTGAAGAACTTGATCGAATTGGGCGGCGATGGGGAATGGAATGGATCTTGTTATACGCCATCCGCGATCGTGGAAGGATTGTCTTGTACGGGACGGGGTTAG
- a CDS encoding NADH dehydrogenase subunit B (similar to AA sequence:cyanobase_aa:LBDG_16600): MSIATLKTTHIQPKEQHLFENVILTTVDDLYYQIRIADLYTSYPEVNCCFMRIAALLAVPQTRSHSANLLITASAITPEFAPTLIRLYEQMSAPKFVMTLGACNATSNSTLQDVNTVIPVNVQLAECPLRSQTILNAIADL; this comes from the coding sequence ATGTCGATCGCAACGCTCAAAACAACGCACATTCAACCGAAAGAACAACATTTGTTTGAGAACGTCATTCTCACTACGGTTGATGATTTATACTACCAAATTAGAATTGCTGATTTATACACTTCATATCCTGAGGTCAATTGCTGCTTTATGCGAATCGCGGCACTTCTAGCAGTTCCACAAACTCGATCGCATTCTGCAAATCTATTAATTACAGCAAGTGCAATCACTCCTGAATTTGCACCGACTTTGATCCGGTTATATGAACAGATGTCAGCCCCAAAATTTGTCATGACTCTAGGAGCTTGCAATGCAACCAGTAATTCAACCCTGCAAGATGTCAATACGGTGATTCCGGTGAATGTGCAGTTAGCAGAATGTCCATTACGATCGCAGACAATTTTAAATGCGATCGCTGATCTCTAA
- a CDS encoding SpoIID/LytB domain-containing protein (similar to AA sequence:cyanobase_aa:LBDG_16610) has product MWRKSILEWLKQRPWLLVPCLALIPVAGMYLNQYTQTEAKTAPVASPVPAGGTAPSAAPSSFALPSPPPQAQKSPSPKPTLTPVDPKKYTKEQAAINEKAKAAFAASVGTVDSLIEMQVAIAMGQPTLSITASQGATILDANGRSINQLASGNPYTVQGTGDSINFGGKELPGMVMIQPPANGVLYLGDKPYRGRFLLAAQSGRIWVVNYINLRHYLYSVVASEVSPSWNKEALKAQAVAARSYALTYYFRRAQPLYHMGSDEYFQVYSGISKESERTNQAVDQTAGEFISYKGGIVESLYAASDAIVADAFRGKGMSQLGALELAETGFTYKQILARYYPKTNIARIEQDHY; this is encoded by the coding sequence ATGTGGCGTAAATCGATTCTAGAGTGGCTGAAACAGCGTCCTTGGTTGCTTGTTCCCTGTCTTGCACTGATTCCAGTCGCGGGAATGTACCTGAATCAGTACACCCAAACTGAGGCAAAAACGGCTCCTGTCGCTTCACCCGTTCCCGCTGGAGGAACTGCGCCAAGTGCTGCTCCAAGTTCGTTTGCGCTTCCTTCGCCGCCTCCACAGGCGCAGAAATCTCCTAGTCCGAAACCAACTTTAACCCCAGTCGATCCGAAGAAATATACGAAAGAGCAAGCCGCGATTAACGAGAAAGCGAAAGCGGCGTTTGCGGCATCGGTGGGCACAGTGGATTCACTGATTGAAATGCAGGTTGCGATCGCGATGGGGCAGCCAACTTTATCGATTACGGCTTCTCAAGGCGCGACTATTTTAGATGCGAATGGTCGATCGATTAATCAACTCGCTTCTGGAAATCCCTACACAGTTCAAGGGACAGGCGATTCAATTAATTTTGGTGGCAAAGAACTTCCGGGAATGGTGATGATTCAACCGCCTGCAAATGGAGTGCTGTACCTCGGAGATAAGCCGTATCGGGGAAGATTTCTACTGGCTGCACAAAGTGGGCGAATCTGGGTCGTGAACTATATCAATCTGCGTCACTATCTTTATAGTGTGGTTGCGAGTGAAGTTTCACCGAGTTGGAACAAAGAAGCCTTGAAAGCTCAAGCGGTTGCGGCTCGATCGTATGCTTTGACGTACTATTTTCGACGGGCGCAACCTTTGTATCACATGGGTTCGGATGAATATTTCCAGGTTTACAGTGGCATTTCAAAAGAATCGGAGCGTACCAATCAAGCCGTGGATCAGACCGCAGGTGAATTCATTAGTTATAAAGGCGGAATTGTGGAATCGCTTTATGCCGCCTCGGATGCGATCGTTGCAGATGCGTTTCGAGGAAAAGGAATGAGCCAGCTTGGAGCGTTGGAATTAGCGGAAACCGGATTTACCTATAAGCAGATTTTGGCAAGGTACTATCCGAAAACGAACATTGCCCGGATTGAACAGGATCATTATTAG
- a CDS encoding cytochrome c6 (similar to AA sequence:cyanobase_aa:LBDG_16630) — protein MKTIQRMRTLLVSIALSVLFLLGMNPSALAADAAAGAKVFNANCAACHAGGGNAINGAKTLKKDALVANGKDTVEAIVTQVTNGKGAMPSFKGRLNEDQIQSVAMYVLDKSETGW, from the coding sequence ATGAAGACGATTCAGAGAATGAGAACACTTTTGGTGTCGATCGCACTTTCGGTTCTATTTCTATTGGGAATGAACCCGTCTGCATTAGCGGCAGATGCGGCTGCGGGTGCGAAAGTATTCAATGCGAATTGCGCGGCTTGTCATGCGGGTGGCGGAAACGCAATTAATGGAGCGAAAACGCTGAAAAAAGATGCGCTCGTTGCCAATGGAAAGGACACGGTTGAAGCGATCGTGACTCAAGTGACGAACGGCAAAGGTGCAATGCCTTCGTTTAAGGGGCGATTGAATGAGGATCAAATTCAATCAGTTGCGATGTACGTTTTGGATAAATCTGAAACAGGCTGGTAA
- a CDS encoding bicarbonate transport system substrate-binding protein (similar to AA sequence:cyanobase_aa:Npun_R2356), translating into MTEFNFLTRRKFLWTASAAAGAVALKGCAINPPSPSAMSPKAQALSLSPAELPETTRIKLGYIAIVESAPLIIAQEKGFFARHGMTNVELSKQPSWGAARDNAELGSANGGIDGGQWQMPMPHLLSEGLITKGNRKIPMVVLSQLCTHGNGVAVANTHIGKGFELNLAKSGAADYIRDLKKAGTPFRAAYTFPKANQDFWIRYWMAANGVDPNTEINLMAVPSAQTVANMKTGTMDAFSTGDPWPYRIVRDRVGFLAVLTAQVWQYHPEEYLAVRREWIERNPRATKAVLKAVMEAQQWCDQPENKEELSRILAQRRFFNVPPAFLRGPYAGEYQLGDTQRAENNPELAVKYWKDGKGSVSYPYKSHDLWFLTESVRWGFLPQGALSEADRIVNEVNGEKFWREAAQELGVAQADIPQQPTRGVEKFFDGAEFDPTKPQAYLDSLKFKSLKA; encoded by the coding sequence ATGACCGAATTCAACTTCTTGACGCGCCGGAAGTTCTTATGGACGGCGAGTGCAGCAGCAGGAGCCGTCGCTCTAAAGGGATGTGCAATCAATCCGCCGTCCCCCAGTGCAATGTCCCCGAAAGCCCAAGCGCTTTCCCTTTCCCCCGCTGAACTCCCCGAAACGACTCGGATCAAACTTGGCTATATTGCGATCGTTGAATCTGCACCTTTGATCATTGCTCAAGAAAAAGGGTTCTTCGCTCGTCATGGGATGACCAACGTGGAACTCTCGAAGCAACCGTCTTGGGGAGCCGCACGGGACAATGCTGAACTTGGCTCAGCAAACGGTGGAATCGATGGTGGACAATGGCAAATGCCCATGCCTCATCTATTGAGCGAAGGGTTGATTACCAAAGGAAACCGCAAAATTCCGATGGTAGTTCTCTCACAACTTTGCACACATGGAAATGGCGTTGCAGTTGCAAACACTCACATCGGGAAAGGCTTCGAGTTAAACCTTGCAAAATCTGGCGCAGCGGACTACATTCGCGACCTGAAAAAAGCAGGAACACCGTTTAGAGCGGCATACACCTTTCCAAAGGCAAATCAAGATTTCTGGATTCGGTACTGGATGGCAGCGAACGGCGTTGATCCGAACACTGAAATCAACTTGATGGCAGTTCCCTCAGCGCAAACAGTCGCCAACATGAAAACGGGAACAATGGATGCTTTTAGCACAGGTGATCCTTGGCCCTATCGGATTGTGCGAGACAGAGTTGGATTTCTCGCGGTTCTTACCGCACAAGTTTGGCAATACCACCCTGAAGAATACCTCGCGGTTCGCAGAGAATGGATCGAAAGAAATCCAAGAGCAACCAAAGCCGTTCTCAAAGCGGTGATGGAAGCTCAACAGTGGTGTGACCAGCCAGAAAACAAAGAAGAACTCTCCCGGATTCTGGCGCAGCGTAGGTTCTTTAATGTTCCGCCTGCATTCTTGCGGGGTCCTTACGCTGGAGAGTATCAATTAGGCGACACCCAGAGAGCTGAGAACAATCCAGAACTCGCAGTCAAGTACTGGAAAGACGGCAAAGGCAGCGTGTCCTATCCGTATAAGAGCCACGATCTGTGGTTCCTCACGGAAAGTGTACGTTGGGGATTCTTGCCGCAGGGTGCATTGAGTGAAGCCGATCGTATTGTCAACGAAGTCAACGGCGAGAAGTTCTGGAGAGAAGCCGCTCAAGAATTGGGAGTTGCCCAAGCCGACATTCCGCAACAGCCCACCCGTGGTGTTGAGAAGTTCTTTGACGGAGCGGAATTCGACCCGACGAAACCACAAGCTTACCTCGACAGTTTGAAGTTCAAGAGTTTGAAAGCCTAG
- a CDS encoding bicarbonate transport system permease protein (similar to AA sequence:cyanobase_aa:MAE20000), which yields MTATLGKSRAGFGGINLSKLGKDLVPPLVAIAIFLIVWELLSASKVILLPPPSSLWTDERTRELLFYPFFDRGGTDKGIFWQTWASLQRVAISYTAAAIVGIAIGILVGTKPLMSKALDPLFMFLRTVPPLAWVPISLAALQKNEPAALFVIFITAIWPILINTAVGVKEIPQDYNNVAKVLQISPKKYFFKILLPSALPYIFTGLRISIGLAWLAIIAAEIVMSGIVGIGFFIWEAYQNNYISEVILALIYIGAVGLLLDRFIGWIQSLIVKQ from the coding sequence ATGACAGCTACATTGGGTAAAAGTAGAGCAGGGTTCGGTGGTATCAATCTATCGAAGCTTGGAAAAGATTTGGTACCCCCCTTGGTCGCGATCGCAATTTTCTTGATCGTTTGGGAATTGCTCTCTGCATCGAAAGTGATTCTATTACCGCCGCCGTCGAGCTTGTGGACGGATGAACGGACTCGCGAACTCTTGTTCTATCCGTTCTTCGATCGGGGGGGTACGGACAAAGGGATCTTCTGGCAAACCTGGGCAAGTCTGCAACGGGTGGCAATTAGCTACACTGCGGCTGCGATCGTCGGAATTGCGATCGGGATTCTAGTTGGAACCAAGCCGCTGATGTCGAAAGCGCTTGACCCGCTGTTCATGTTCTTGCGTACCGTTCCGCCTCTGGCATGGGTTCCGATCTCGTTGGCAGCGTTACAGAAGAACGAACCTGCGGCACTGTTCGTGATTTTCATTACTGCAATTTGGCCCATCTTGATTAACACTGCTGTCGGTGTCAAAGAGATTCCCCAGGACTACAACAACGTTGCTAAGGTTCTGCAAATCTCGCCCAAGAAATACTTCTTCAAGATTTTGCTTCCTTCTGCACTGCCTTACATCTTCACGGGTTTGAGAATTTCGATTGGTTTGGCATGGTTGGCAATTATCGCGGCAGAAATCGTGATGTCGGGTATCGTCGGAATCGGTTTCTTTATCTGGGAAGCGTATCAGAACAACTACATCAGCGAAGTGATTCTGGCGTTGATTTACATTGGTGCGGTTGGTTTGCTGCTCGATCGCTTTATCGGCTGGATTCAGTCGCTCATTGTTAAACAGTAA